In Bacteroidales bacterium, the following are encoded in one genomic region:
- a CDS encoding PAS domain S-box protein: MKNNNKTNEQLLKEIDQLRARIAELEKSETERKQVEEARKKSEEKYSALYDNALVALFRVSLKDQKAIAANKVSAELFGYSSIEEFIKEFRSLKHYANLEDREPIISELKAKGYIDKIVLRTKKKDGTLIWNEASFRLNPEKGYVDCVLINITKRKQAEHMLLKKVAEMDSFINNIPDMAWLKDVNSNFIIANKAFGNAVGMDPEYLSNHTCAICFGEEAEKKFKEDDKRVLEIGKQIVIEESINDVKGNKVFLETIKSPIFNESGEVIGTVGIARDITERKQAEEKDKEQVKEFRLKNIVFECSITANSISDNNGIITHVNPEFFKIWGYNSIEEVIGKPISYFLKNEEEALEIVTALNKTGDWEGEYTGLKIDGSTFNAYGLATVVQNEKGENIGYQSAVLDITEQKKVEKELKKYRDHLEELVKERTKELEVKNKKLQENVEEFERYHKLFVEREFRIKELRDEIEELKKK; this comes from the coding sequence ATGAAAAATAACAACAAAACCAATGAACAACTCTTAAAAGAGATAGATCAGTTAAGAGCCAGAATTGCCGAACTGGAGAAATCAGAAACCGAGCGCAAACAGGTTGAGGAAGCGCGAAAAAAAAGCGAAGAGAAATACAGTGCCTTGTATGATAATGCGCTGGTAGCTTTATTCAGAGTGTCACTTAAAGATCAAAAAGCTATCGCTGCAAATAAGGTCAGTGCTGAATTATTTGGATATTCATCTATAGAAGAATTTATCAAGGAGTTCAGAAGTTTAAAGCATTATGCAAATCTGGAAGACAGAGAACCAATTATTTCAGAACTGAAAGCCAAAGGCTATATTGATAAGATTGTATTGCGTACCAAGAAAAAAGATGGAACATTAATATGGAACGAAGCTTCCTTTCGGCTGAATCCTGAAAAAGGTTATGTGGATTGCGTGTTGATTAACATCACTAAGCGCAAGCAGGCAGAGCATATGTTGTTAAAGAAAGTAGCGGAAATGGATTCATTCATAAACAATATTCCCGACATGGCGTGGCTTAAGGATGTTAACTCCAATTTTATTATTGCGAACAAAGCATTTGGTAATGCGGTTGGAATGGACCCGGAATATCTATCTAATCATACATGTGCAATATGCTTTGGGGAAGAAGCGGAAAAGAAATTCAAGGAAGATGATAAGAGAGTGTTGGAAATTGGAAAGCAAATTGTTATAGAAGAATCAATCAATGATGTTAAAGGGAATAAGGTTTTTCTGGAAACAATAAAGTCACCTATATTCAATGAATCAGGCGAAGTCATTGGAACTGTGGGCATTGCTCGCGACATCACCGAGCGAAAGCAGGCGGAGGAGAAAGATAAGGAACAAGTGAAAGAGTTCAGACTGAAAAACATTGTCTTTGAATGCTCAATTACAGCAAACAGTATATCAGACAACAATGGTATCATCACACATGTTAATCCTGAATTTTTTAAGATCTGGGGTTATAACTCAATAGAAGAGGTAATTGGTAAGCCTATTTCCTATTTCCTGAAGAACGAAGAAGAAGCTTTAGAAATAGTGACTGCATTGAATAAAACTGGCGATTGGGAAGGTGAATATACTGGTTTAAAAATAGACGGTTCAACATTTAATGCTTATGGTCTTGCTACAGTTGTTCAAAATGAAAAAGGTGAAAATATCGGTTATCAATCTGCTGTGCTTGACATAACCGAGCAGAAAAAGGTGGAAAAAGAATTAAAAAAATACCGCGATCACTTGGAAGAACTTGTAAAAGAACGTACCAAAGAGCTTGAAGTAAAAAACAAGAAATTACAGGAAAATGTTGAAGAATTTGAAAGATATCACAAATTATTTGTAGAACGCGAATTCCGTATAAAAGAACTTAGAGATGAAATTGAAGAACTTAAAAAGAAGTAA